A single window of Maylandia zebra isolate NMK-2024a linkage group LG2, Mzebra_GT3a, whole genome shotgun sequence DNA harbors:
- the znf185 gene encoding zinc finger protein 185 isoform X8, giving the protein MSKEGDRASVLRTTKVRTRLRGDASWLQRSNDSKDETQEEKPWIAEVKASRLSGAPADTSPVSSPTNSTPPPTKSDTERQPTSGYLIRGVFTKVDKPPPSSPSNGFSKTPQFNKKPSETYKKIAPHTVRSAAEKQEGQLSLEELEKRTEKASNVLTKSAARQRSYVLSAAKKYESQETPDTSLSNSSPAFVATRVEITDDDEPSETPAPASAVLPPPVVPVTSVASKPAPEPQKIADTSTKTAAAVSVNEPVAPKLEKKATPEPAKEETPQVSVTQEQPTFDTKVAAPLPELIKDCLQVASKEPQPKESGQTKTPLVDLSPPSKPPISSNQKSPESTTATSPVPTSTVTKSPAPVSPDVTSTPEKSDVKVSPVPTSTVTTSTVPTSTVTKSPAPVSPDVTSTPEKSDFKVSPVPTSTVPTSTVTKSPAPVSPDVTSTPEKLDVKVSPVPTSTVTTSTVPTSTVPTSTVTKSPPPVSPDVTSTPEKSDVKVSPVPTSTVPTSTVPTSTVPTSTVTKSPAPVSTDVTSTPDKSDVKVSPVPTSTVTKSPAPVSPDVTSTPKKSDVKVSPVPTSTVTKSPAPVSPDVTSTPEKSDVKVSPVPTSTVTKSPAPVSPDVTSTPEKSDVKVSPVPTSTVPTSTVPTSTVPTSTVPTSTVTKSPAPVSPDVTSTPEKSDVKVSPVPTSTVPTSNVPTSTVTKSPAPVSPDVTSTPEKSDVNVSPVPTSTVPTSTVPTSTVTKSPAPMSPDVTSTPEKSDVKVSPVPTSTVPTSTVTKSPAPVSPNVTSTPEKLDVKVSPVPTSTVPTSTVPTSTVTKSPAPVSPDVTSTPEKSDVKVSPVPTSTVPTSTVTKSPAPVSPDVTSTPEKSDVNVSPVPTSTVPTSTVTKSPAPVSPDVTSTPEKLDVKVSPVPTSTVTTSTVPTSTVPTSTVTKSPAPVSPDVTSTPEKLDVKVSPVPTSTVTTSTVPTSTVPTSTVTKSPAPVSPDVTSTPEKSDVKVSPVPTSTVPTSTVTKSPPPVSPDVTSTPEKSDVNVSPVLTSTVPTSTVTKSPAPVSPDVTSTPEKSDVNVSPVPTSTVPTSTVTKSPAPVSPDVTSTPEKSDVKVSPVPTSTVPTSTVTKSPAPVSPDVTSTPEKLDVNVSPVPTSTVPTSTVTKSPAPVSPDVTSTPEKSVVNVSPVPTSTVPTSTVTKSPAPVSPDVTSTPEKSDVKVSPVPTSTVPTSTVTKSPAPVSPDVTSTPEKLDVNVSPVPTSTVPTSTVTKSPALVSPDVTSTPEKSDVNVSPVPTSTVPTSTVTKSPAPVSPDVTSTPEKLDVKVSPVPTSTVTKLPAPVSPDVASTPEKSDVKVSSVPTSTVTKSPVPVPAVTESGLNTKPEPKMEPEPQTKLPPKPSSAADTLPALSNTLISFDTSSSSSFKNDEEALANQKGDSADDHPTENSAEQKPDSELNNCEPITDDLLGFSDGPEEPAEPVPPSPGRWSQDLLGGMDSKPNPVKTSGTLDLLANDVIVRGTEAHSLSMQQEEEKQTDKTAKETQSEEDNADPWSSRVTTVTTVVTKSSSADPFDPYPIGTTSPNSSSDLRQPLSDSSINSMGSNALRSLADDIIPFNTDKTSTQRSWETNTVQESNTEESQEAQPEAEGQAEDQQTVIMFERKSLENDSPWDRWTSPTVYTIPTEEEEEDDDEEEEEKQEEEQGRYLRTEDTQTVTTITTIREIRSEPEPSMDRFDTYSRTIREEEQRVKTPEPETKKPFVFVKEYVNATQNPRDTLNSRSDYLTSSSTSYSYSSPSLYSSYSRIPPSSTCTYCGEQVGNDAKITIEHLNINCHPSCFKCDMCKKPMGDLLHSMFLHGGKVHCETCYRAI; this is encoded by the exons ATGTCAAAAG AGGGAGACAGAGCGTCCGTGCTGCGTACCACCAAAGTCCGGACAAGGCTGAGGGGAGACGCCAGCTGGTTGCAACGCAGCAATGACTCTAAGGATGAAACGCAAGAGGAGAAACCATG GATAGCAGAAGTTAAAGCCAGCCGTCTGAGCGGAGCCCCTGCTGACACCAGTCCAGTGTCTTCGCCAACAAATTCTACTCCGCCACCAACCAAGTCTGACACGGAGAG GCAGCCAACATCCGGATACCTTATCAG ggGTGTTTTCACTAAAGTGGACAAGCCTCCTCCATCCTCACCATCTAACGGCTTTAG CAAAACACCGCAATTCAACAAAAAGCCTTCAGAGACCTACAAGAAAAT AGCCCCCCACACTGTGCGGTCTGCTGCAGAGAAACAGGAGGGCCAGCTTAGCCTCGAGGAGCTGGAGAAGCG GACGGAGAAAGCCAGTAATGTTCTGACGAAATCTGCAGCCAGGCAACGGTCTTACGTGCTTTCAGCTGCAAAGAAATACGA GTCTCAAGAAACGCCTGACACATCGCTCAGCAATAGCAGTCCAGCATTTGTGGCTACAAG GGTGGAGAttactgatgatgatgagcCTTCTGAGACTCCTGCACCTGCCAGCGCTGTGCTGCCACCCCCTGTTGTTCCTGTCACATCTGTTGCATCCAAGCCTGCGCCCGAACCTCAGAAAAT TGCTGACACCAGCACTAAgacagctgctgctgtgagTGTTAATGAGCCGGTTGCTCCAAAGTTGGAGAAGAAGGCCACCCCAGAGCCTGCAAAAGAAGAGACCCCTCAAGTGTCTGTTACACAAGAACAGCCAACTTTTGACACCAAGGTGGCTGCTCCCCTCCCTGAACTAATCAAAGATTGTCTTCAAGTAGCCTCTAAAGAGCCACAACCCAAAGAGTCTGGGCAGACTAAAACGCCTCTGGTTGATCTTTCGCCACCATCAAAACCCCCAATATCATCTAATCAAAAGTCCCCTGAGTCGACCACTGCAACGTCTCCTGTCCCAacctccactgtcaccaagtcaCCTGCACCTGTGTCCCCCGATGTGACTTCAACTCCTGAAAAATCAGATGTCAAAGTGTCTCCTGTCCCGACCTCCACTGTCACAACCTCCACTGTCCCGacctccactgtcaccaaatcaCCTGCACCTGTGTCCCCGGATGTGACTTCAACTCCTGAAAAATCAGATTTCAAAGTGTCTCCTGTCCCGACCTCCACTGTCCCGacctccactgtcaccaaatcaCCTGCACCTGTGTCCCCGGATGTGACTTCAACTCCTGAAAAATTGGATGTCAAAGTGTCTCCTGTCCCGACCTCCACTGTCACAACCTCCACTGTCCCGACCTCCACTGTCCCAacctccactgtcaccaaatcaCCTCCACCTGTGTCCCCGGATGTGACTTCAACTCCTGAAAAATCAGATGTCAAAGTGTCTCCTGTCCCGACCTCCACTGTCCCAACCTCCACTGTTCCGACCTCCACCGTCCCAACCTCAACTGTCACCAAGTCACCTGCACCTGTGTCCACGGATGTGACTTCAACTCCTGACAAATCAGATGTCAAAGTGTCTCCTGTCCCGacctccactgtcaccaagtcaCCTGCACCTGTGTCCCCGGATGTGACTTCAACTCCTAAAAAATCAGATGTCAAAGTGTCTCCTGTCCCGacctccactgtcaccaaatcaCCTGCACCTGTGTCCCCTGATGTGACTTCAACTCCTGAAAAATCAGATGTCAAAGTGTCTCCTGTCCCGAC ctccactgtcaccaaatcaCCTGCACCTGTGTCCCCTGATGTGACTTCAACTCCTGAAAAATCAGATGTCAAAGTGTCTCCTGTCCCGACCTCCACTGTCCCGACCTCCACTGTCCCGACCTCCACTGTTCCGACCTCCACTGTCCCGacctccactgtcaccaagtcaCCTGCACCTGTGTCCCCTGATGTGACTTCGACTCCTGAAAAATCAGATGTCAAAGTGTCTCCTGTCCCGACCTCCACTGTTCCGACCTCCAATGTCCCGacctccactgtcaccaagtcaCCTGCACCTGTGTCCCCTGATGTGACTTCAACTCCTGAAAAATCAGATGTCAACGTGTCTCCTGTCCCGACCTCCACTGTTCCGACCTCCACTGTCCCGacctccactgtcaccaagtcaCCTGCACCTATGTCCCCGGATGTGACTTCAACTCCTGAAAAATCAGATGTCAAAGTGTCTCCTGTCCCGACCTCCACTGTCCCAacctccactgtcaccaaatcaCCTGCACCTGTGTCCCCCAATGTGACTTCAACTCCTGAAAAATTGGATGTCAAAGTGTCTCCTGTCCCGACCTCCACTGTCCCAACCTCCACTGTCCCGacctccactgtcaccaagtcaCCTGCACCTGTGTCCCCGGATGTGACTTCAACTCCTGAAAAATCAGATGTCAAAGTGTCTCCTGTCCCGACCTCCACTGTCCCAacctccactgtcaccaaatcaCCTGCACCTGTGTCCCCTGATGTGACTTCAACTCCTGAAAAATCGGATGTCAACGTGTCTCCTGTCCCGACCTCCACTGTCCCAacctccactgtcaccaagtcaCCTGCACCTGTGTCCCCGGATGTGACTTCAACTCCTGAAAAATTGGATGTCAAAGTGTCTCCTGTCCCGACCTCCACTGTCACAACCTCCACTGTCCCGACCTCCACTGTCCCAacctccactgtcaccaagtcaCCTGCACCTGTGTCCCCGGATGTGACTTCAACTCCTGAAAAATTGGATGTCAAAGTGTCTCCTGTCCCAACCTCCACTGTCACAACCTCCACTGTCCCGACCTCCACTGTCCCAacctccactgtcaccaaatcaCCTGCACCTGTGTCCCCGGATGTGACTTCAACTCCTGAAAAATCAGATGTCAAAGTGTCTCCTGTCCCGACCTCCACTGTCCCAacctccactgtcaccaaatcaCCTCCACCTGTGTCCCCTGATGTGACTTCAACTCCTGAAAAATCGGATGTCAACGTGTCTCCTGTCCTGACCTCCACTGTCCCAacctccactgtcaccaaatcaCCTGCACCTGTGTCCCCTGATGTGACTTCAACTCCTGAAAAATCAGATGTCAACGTGTCTCCTGTCCCGACCTCCACTGTCCCAacctccactgtcaccaagtcaCCTGCACCTGTGTCCCCGGATGTGACTTCAACTCCTGAAAAATCAGATGTCAAAGTGTCTCCTGTCCCGACCTCCACTGTCCCAacctccactgtcaccaaatcaCCTGCACCTGTGTCCCCTGATGTGACTTCAACTCCTGAAAAATTGGATGTCAACGTGTCTCCTGTCCCGACCTCCACTGTCCCAacctccactgtcaccaaatcaCCTGCACCTGTGTCCCCTGATGTGACTTCAACTCCTGAAAAATCGGTTGTCAACGTGTCTCCTGTCCCGACCTCCACTGTCCCGacctccactgtcaccaagtcaCCTGCACCTGTGTCCCCGGATGTGACTTCAACTCCTGAAAAATCAGATGTCAAAGTGTCTCCTGTCCCGACCTCCACTGTCCCAacctccactgtcaccaaatcaCCTGCACCTGTGTCCCCTGATGTGACTTCAACTCCTGAAAAATTGGATGTCAACGTGTCTCCTGTCCCGACCTCCACTGTCCCAacctccactgtcaccaaatcaCCTGCACTTGTGTCCCCTGATGTGACTTCAACTCCTGAAAAATCGGATGTCAACGTGTCTCCTGTCCCGACCTCCACTGTCCCAacctccactgtcaccaaatcaCCTGCACCTGTGTCCCCTGATGTGACTTCAACTCCTGAAAAATTGGATGTCAAAGTGTCTCCTGTCCCGACCTCTACTGTCACCAAGTTGCCTGCTCCTGTGTCCCCTGATGTGGCTTCAACCCCTGAAAAATCAGATGTTAAAGTGTCCTCTGTCCCAacctccactgtcaccaagtcaCCTGTCCCAGTGCCTGCTGTAACAGAATCTGGACTGAACACAAAACCTGAACCCAAAATGGAACCAGAGCCACAGACTAAATTGCCTCCAAAACCAAG CTCCGCTGCTGACACGCTCCCTGCTCTGTCCAACACTCTGATTTCTTTCGACACCAGTTCATCCAG tAGCTTTAAGAATGATGAGGAAGCCCTGGCAAACCAAAAAGGAGACTCAGCGGACGATCACCCCACAGAGAACAG TGCTGAACAGAAGCCAGATTCAGAGCTCAACAACTGTGAACCAATAACAGACGATCTCCTGGGTTTCAGTGATGG TCCAGAGGAGCCAGCAGAACCTGTTCCCCCCAGCCCAGGACGCTGGAGTCAGGATCTGCTTGGTGGAATGGACAG TAAGCCAAACCCAGTGAAGACCAGCGGCACTCTGGATCTTCTGGCAAATGATGTCATTGTAAGAGGCACAGAGgcacacag CCTCAGCAtgcagcaagaggaggagaagcaGACAGACAAGACAGCCAAAGAAACACAAAG TGAAGAGGACAATGCGGATCCCTGGAGCTCACGTGTGACAACAGTGACAACCGTAGTCACTAAATCAAG CTCGGCTGATCCATTTGATCCATATCCGATAGGGACCACATCCCCTAACAG CTCCTCTGACCTGCGCCAGCCCCTCTCTGATAGTTCCATCAACAG TATGGGCAGTAATGCCTTGCGGTCCCTTGCAGATGACATCATCCCTTTCAACACTGACAAAACAAG CACTCAGCGGTCATGGGAAACCAACACAGTCCAGGAGTCGAACACAGAGGAGAG CCAAGAAGCGCAACCAGAAGCAGAAGGCCAAGCTGAAGATCAACAGACAGTCATCATGTTTGAGAGGAA gTCCCTTGAGAATGACTCTCCGTGGGACCGATGGACATCACCGACTGTCTATACCATCCccacagaagaggaggaggaggacgacgacgaagaagaagaagagaagcaagaaGAGGAGCAGGGAAGGTATCTTCG CACTGAGGATACACAAACGGTCACAACCATCACTACCATCAG
- the znf185 gene encoding zinc finger protein 185 isoform X7: MSKEGDRASVLRTTKVRTRLRGDASWLQRSNDSKDETQEEKPWIAEVKASRLSGAPADTSPVSSPTNSTPPPTKSDTERQPTSGYLIRGVFTKVDKPPPSSPSNGFSKTPQFNKKPSETYKKIAPHTVRSAAEKQEGQLSLEELEKRTEKASNVLTKSAARQRSYVLSAAKKYESQETPDTSLSNSSPAFVATRVEITDDDEPSETPAPASAVLPPPVVPVTSVASKPAPEPQKIADTSTKTAAAVSVNEPVAPKLEKKATPEPAKEETPQVSVTQEQPTFDTKVAAPLPELIKDCLQVASKEPQPKESGQTKTPLVDLSPPSKPPISSNQKSPESTTATSPVPTSTVTKSPAPVSPDVTSTPEKSDVKVSPVPTSTVTTSTVPTSTVTKSPAPVSPDVTSTPEKSDFKVSPVPTSTVPTSTVTKSPAPVSPDVTSTPEKLDVKVSPVPTSTVTTSTVPTSTVPTSTVTKSPPPVSPDVTSTPEKSDVKVSPVPTSTVPTSTVPTSTVPTSTVTKSPAPVSTDVTSTPDKSDVKVSPVPTSTVTKSPAPVSPDVTSTPKKSDVKVSPVPTSTVTKSPAPVSPDVTSTPEKSDVKVSPVPTSTVPTSTVTKSPAPVSPDVTSTPEKSDVKVSPVPTSTVPTSTVPTSTVPTSTVPTSTVTKSPAPVSPDVTSTPEKSDVKVSPVPTSTVPTSNVPTSTVTKSPAPVSPDVTSTPEKSDVNVSPVPTSTVPTSTVPTSTVTKSPAPMSPDVTSTPEKSDVKVSPVPTSTVPTSTVTKSPAPVSPNVTSTPEKLDVKVSPVPTSTVPTSTVPTSTVTKSPAPVSPDVTSTPEKSDVKVSPVPTSTVPTSTVTKSPAPVSPDVTSTPEKSDVNVSPVPTSTVPTSTVTKSPAPVSPDVTSTPEKLDVKVSPVPTSTVTTSTVPTSTVPTSTVTKSPAPVSPDVTSTPEKLDVKVSPVPTSTVTTSTVPTSTVPTSTVTKSPAPVSPDVTSTPEKSDVKVSPVPTSTVPTSTVTKSPPPVSPDVTSTPEKSDVNVSPVLTSTVPTSTVTKSPAPVSPDVTSTPEKSDVNVSPVPTSTVPTSTVTKSPAPVSPDVTSTPEKSDVKVSPVPTSTVPTSTVTKSPAPVSPDVTSTPEKLDVNVSPVPTSTVPTSTVTKSPAPVSPDVTSTPEKSVVNVSPVPTSTVPTSTVTKSPAPVSPDVTSTPEKSDVKVSPVPTSTVPTSTVTKSPAPVSPDVTSTPEKLDVNVSPVPTSTVPTSTVTKSPALVSPDVTSTPEKSDVNVSPVPTSTVPTSTVTKSPAPVSPDVTSTPEKLDVKVSPVPTSTVTKLPAPVSPDVASTPEKSDVKVSSVPTSTVTKSPVPVPAVTESGLNTKPEPKMEPEPQTKLPPKPSSAADTLPALSNTLISFDTSSSSSFKNDEEALANQKGDSADDHPTENSAEQKPDSELNNCEPITDDLLGFSDGPEEPAEPVPPSPGRWSQDLLGGMDSKPNPVKTSGTLDLLANDVIVRGTEAHSLSMQQEEEKQTDKTAKETQSEEDNADPWSSRVTTVTTVVTKSSSADPFDPYPIGTTSPNSSSDLRQPLSDSSINSMGSNALRSLADDIIPFNTDKTSTQRSWETNTVQESNTEESQEAQPEAEGQAEDQQTVIMFERKSLENDSPWDRWTSPTVYTIPTEEEEEDDDEEEEEKQEEEQGRYLRTEDTQTVTTITTIREIRSEPEPSMDRFDTYSRTIREEEQRVKTPEPETKKPFVFVKEYVNATQNPRDTLNSRSDYLTSSSTSYSYSSPSLYSSYSRIPPSSTCTYCGEQVGNDAKITIEHLNINCHPSCFKCDMCKKPMGDLLHSMFLHGGKVHCETCYRAI; encoded by the exons ATGTCAAAAG AGGGAGACAGAGCGTCCGTGCTGCGTACCACCAAAGTCCGGACAAGGCTGAGGGGAGACGCCAGCTGGTTGCAACGCAGCAATGACTCTAAGGATGAAACGCAAGAGGAGAAACCATG GATAGCAGAAGTTAAAGCCAGCCGTCTGAGCGGAGCCCCTGCTGACACCAGTCCAGTGTCTTCGCCAACAAATTCTACTCCGCCACCAACCAAGTCTGACACGGAGAG GCAGCCAACATCCGGATACCTTATCAG ggGTGTTTTCACTAAAGTGGACAAGCCTCCTCCATCCTCACCATCTAACGGCTTTAG CAAAACACCGCAATTCAACAAAAAGCCTTCAGAGACCTACAAGAAAAT AGCCCCCCACACTGTGCGGTCTGCTGCAGAGAAACAGGAGGGCCAGCTTAGCCTCGAGGAGCTGGAGAAGCG GACGGAGAAAGCCAGTAATGTTCTGACGAAATCTGCAGCCAGGCAACGGTCTTACGTGCTTTCAGCTGCAAAGAAATACGA GTCTCAAGAAACGCCTGACACATCGCTCAGCAATAGCAGTCCAGCATTTGTGGCTACAAG GGTGGAGAttactgatgatgatgagcCTTCTGAGACTCCTGCACCTGCCAGCGCTGTGCTGCCACCCCCTGTTGTTCCTGTCACATCTGTTGCATCCAAGCCTGCGCCCGAACCTCAGAAAAT TGCTGACACCAGCACTAAgacagctgctgctgtgagTGTTAATGAGCCGGTTGCTCCAAAGTTGGAGAAGAAGGCCACCCCAGAGCCTGCAAAAGAAGAGACCCCTCAAGTGTCTGTTACACAAGAACAGCCAACTTTTGACACCAAGGTGGCTGCTCCCCTCCCTGAACTAATCAAAGATTGTCTTCAAGTAGCCTCTAAAGAGCCACAACCCAAAGAGTCTGGGCAGACTAAAACGCCTCTGGTTGATCTTTCGCCACCATCAAAACCCCCAATATCATCTAATCAAAAGTCCCCTGAGTCGACCACTGCAACGTCTCCTGTCCCAacctccactgtcaccaagtcaCCTGCACCTGTGTCCCCCGATGTGACTTCAACTCCTGAAAAATCAGATGTCAAAGTGTCTCCTGTCCCGACCTCCACTGTCACAACCTCCACTGTCCCGacctccactgtcaccaaatcaCCTGCACCTGTGTCCCCGGATGTGACTTCAACTCCTGAAAAATCAGATTTCAAAGTGTCTCCTGTCCCGACCTCCACTGTCCCGacctccactgtcaccaaatcaCCTGCACCTGTGTCCCCGGATGTGACTTCAACTCCTGAAAAATTGGATGTCAAAGTGTCTCCTGTCCCGACCTCCACTGTCACAACCTCCACTGTCCCGACCTCCACTGTCCCAacctccactgtcaccaaatcaCCTCCACCTGTGTCCCCGGATGTGACTTCAACTCCTGAAAAATCAGATGTCAAAGTGTCTCCTGTCCCGACCTCCACTGTCCCAACCTCCACTGTTCCGACCTCCACCGTCCCAACCTCAACTGTCACCAAGTCACCTGCACCTGTGTCCACGGATGTGACTTCAACTCCTGACAAATCAGATGTCAAAGTGTCTCCTGTCCCGacctccactgtcaccaagtcaCCTGCACCTGTGTCCCCGGATGTGACTTCAACTCCTAAAAAATCAGATGTCAAAGTGTCTCCTGTCCCGacctccactgtcaccaaatcaCCTGCACCTGTGTCCCCTGATGTGACTTCAACTCCTGAAAAATCAGATGTCAAAGTGTCTCCTGTCCCGAC CTCCACTGTCCCAacctccactgtcaccaaatcaCCTGCACCTGTGTCCCCTGATGTGACTTCAACTCCTGAAAAATCAGATGTCAAAGTGTCTCCTGTCCCGACCTCCACTGTCCCGACCTCCACTGTCCCGACCTCCACTGTTCCGACCTCCACTGTCCCGacctccactgtcaccaagtcaCCTGCACCTGTGTCCCCTGATGTGACTTCGACTCCTGAAAAATCAGATGTCAAAGTGTCTCCTGTCCCGACCTCCACTGTTCCGACCTCCAATGTCCCGacctccactgtcaccaagtcaCCTGCACCTGTGTCCCCTGATGTGACTTCAACTCCTGAAAAATCAGATGTCAACGTGTCTCCTGTCCCGACCTCCACTGTTCCGACCTCCACTGTCCCGacctccactgtcaccaagtcaCCTGCACCTATGTCCCCGGATGTGACTTCAACTCCTGAAAAATCAGATGTCAAAGTGTCTCCTGTCCCGACCTCCACTGTCCCAacctccactgtcaccaaatcaCCTGCACCTGTGTCCCCCAATGTGACTTCAACTCCTGAAAAATTGGATGTCAAAGTGTCTCCTGTCCCGACCTCCACTGTCCCAACCTCCACTGTCCCGacctccactgtcaccaagtcaCCTGCACCTGTGTCCCCGGATGTGACTTCAACTCCTGAAAAATCAGATGTCAAAGTGTCTCCTGTCCCGACCTCCACTGTCCCAacctccactgtcaccaaatcaCCTGCACCTGTGTCCCCTGATGTGACTTCAACTCCTGAAAAATCGGATGTCAACGTGTCTCCTGTCCCGACCTCCACTGTCCCAacctccactgtcaccaagtcaCCTGCACCTGTGTCCCCGGATGTGACTTCAACTCCTGAAAAATTGGATGTCAAAGTGTCTCCTGTCCCGACCTCCACTGTCACAACCTCCACTGTCCCGACCTCCACTGTCCCAacctccactgtcaccaagtcaCCTGCACCTGTGTCCCCGGATGTGACTTCAACTCCTGAAAAATTGGATGTCAAAGTGTCTCCTGTCCCAACCTCCACTGTCACAACCTCCACTGTCCCGACCTCCACTGTCCCAacctccactgtcaccaaatcaCCTGCACCTGTGTCCCCGGATGTGACTTCAACTCCTGAAAAATCAGATGTCAAAGTGTCTCCTGTCCCGACCTCCACTGTCCCAacctccactgtcaccaaatcaCCTCCACCTGTGTCCCCTGATGTGACTTCAACTCCTGAAAAATCGGATGTCAACGTGTCTCCTGTCCTGACCTCCACTGTCCCAacctccactgtcaccaaatcaCCTGCACCTGTGTCCCCTGATGTGACTTCAACTCCTGAAAAATCAGATGTCAACGTGTCTCCTGTCCCGACCTCCACTGTCCCAacctccactgtcaccaagtcaCCTGCACCTGTGTCCCCGGATGTGACTTCAACTCCTGAAAAATCAGATGTCAAAGTGTCTCCTGTCCCGACCTCCACTGTCCCAacctccactgtcaccaaatcaCCTGCACCTGTGTCCCCTGATGTGACTTCAACTCCTGAAAAATTGGATGTCAACGTGTCTCCTGTCCCGACCTCCACTGTCCCAacctccactgtcaccaaatcaCCTGCACCTGTGTCCCCTGATGTGACTTCAACTCCTGAAAAATCGGTTGTCAACGTGTCTCCTGTCCCGACCTCCACTGTCCCGacctccactgtcaccaagtcaCCTGCACCTGTGTCCCCGGATGTGACTTCAACTCCTGAAAAATCAGATGTCAAAGTGTCTCCTGTCCCGACCTCCACTGTCCCAacctccactgtcaccaaatcaCCTGCACCTGTGTCCCCTGATGTGACTTCAACTCCTGAAAAATTGGATGTCAACGTGTCTCCTGTCCCGACCTCCACTGTCCCAacctccactgtcaccaaatcaCCTGCACTTGTGTCCCCTGATGTGACTTCAACTCCTGAAAAATCGGATGTCAACGTGTCTCCTGTCCCGACCTCCACTGTCCCAacctccactgtcaccaaatcaCCTGCACCTGTGTCCCCTGATGTGACTTCAACTCCTGAAAAATTGGATGTCAAAGTGTCTCCTGTCCCGACCTCTACTGTCACCAAGTTGCCTGCTCCTGTGTCCCCTGATGTGGCTTCAACCCCTGAAAAATCAGATGTTAAAGTGTCCTCTGTCCCAacctccactgtcaccaagtcaCCTGTCCCAGTGCCTGCTGTAACAGAATCTGGACTGAACACAAAACCTGAACCCAAAATGGAACCAGAGCCACAGACTAAATTGCCTCCAAAACCAAG CTCCGCTGCTGACACGCTCCCTGCTCTGTCCAACACTCTGATTTCTTTCGACACCAGTTCATCCAG tAGCTTTAAGAATGATGAGGAAGCCCTGGCAAACCAAAAAGGAGACTCAGCGGACGATCACCCCACAGAGAACAG TGCTGAACAGAAGCCAGATTCAGAGCTCAACAACTGTGAACCAATAACAGACGATCTCCTGGGTTTCAGTGATGG TCCAGAGGAGCCAGCAGAACCTGTTCCCCCCAGCCCAGGACGCTGGAGTCAGGATCTGCTTGGTGGAATGGACAG TAAGCCAAACCCAGTGAAGACCAGCGGCACTCTGGATCTTCTGGCAAATGATGTCATTGTAAGAGGCACAGAGgcacacag CCTCAGCAtgcagcaagaggaggagaagcaGACAGACAAGACAGCCAAAGAAACACAAAG TGAAGAGGACAATGCGGATCCCTGGAGCTCACGTGTGACAACAGTGACAACCGTAGTCACTAAATCAAG CTCGGCTGATCCATTTGATCCATATCCGATAGGGACCACATCCCCTAACAG CTCCTCTGACCTGCGCCAGCCCCTCTCTGATAGTTCCATCAACAG TATGGGCAGTAATGCCTTGCGGTCCCTTGCAGATGACATCATCCCTTTCAACACTGACAAAACAAG CACTCAGCGGTCATGGGAAACCAACACAGTCCAGGAGTCGAACACAGAGGAGAG CCAAGAAGCGCAACCAGAAGCAGAAGGCCAAGCTGAAGATCAACAGACAGTCATCATGTTTGAGAGGAA gTCCCTTGAGAATGACTCTCCGTGGGACCGATGGACATCACCGACTGTCTATACCATCCccacagaagaggaggaggaggacgacgacgaagaagaagaagagaagcaagaaGAGGAGCAGGGAAGGTATCTTCG CACTGAGGATACACAAACGGTCACAACCATCACTACCATCAG